From the genome of Streptacidiphilus sp. PB12-B1b:
AGACGTTCCTGTTGGCCAACGGCGGGAGGACTGAATCTCTCCCGCCATGGGCGCCCCGTTTGTGGGTGCGGGGCGATTGGTGTGTCCATCCCACCGAGCTCGGGCCCGAGTCGCTCCAGAGCAGTGTTGATGCGGTCGCTGTAGGAGTCGTCGGCAATCGCTCGCCCGGCCCCCGACTTCCGCATGATGTAGGAGTACGCGGGCGTGCCGACCAACTGGGGTTGGCGACCAGTGCCATCGAACACCGGAACCCCTCTCCCCTCAGCCGCAAGGCCATCGAGATAGCTTTCCAACAGGGCGAGCGACAACCCTCGGATCCCGTCTAGGGACTCTTCCAAAACCTGCAGCTCTGCACGGGCATTGACAATGTCGGGGGCTGCGGTTTGAACGTAGAACAAGGCTGCCTGGACCAGCGGGGCGATGACCTGAGGTGGGATTCGGGGAGTCCGATTCTCATGTCTGCTTATGGCTGGGCTGCCAATGACGCGGGAGAGGGCACGACCGTTCCATGGGGTGATCTCCAACCGGTCAGTCGGCATCGCCTCTGCCGCCAGGTGGAGACGCCGGATGACCTGCAGCCGATGGCGCAGGCTGTACGGCAGCATGTCTTCATCGCGGCAATGATGGAGGTAGGAGTCGAGAACGGGCTGAGGAAGTTCGTCCAGGCGAAGACCGTCGTGCTCGGCGTCGAGGAAACGGAAGAAGCACCGCAGACTCCACCACTCCGCCGCTACCGTCGAGATAGAAGGGAGTGGCCCACGAACGGGACGCGTGTTGAGTCGCCAGAAGAGGAACTCGCGCGCAGCTTCGCAGCGGACTGGATCGGTGAGCGACGCGAAGTCGATGAGGAACTCGCTGGCATAGCGGTTCCCTGCGTGTCCCGCCACGGCGAGGTTCCACTTCTGATCCCCGAACCGTGGAACGAGAGAGGGGTCGGCGGCGAGAGGGCGCCCGGATAGAACGGGCGTTGGGTCGGCAGGGCGTTCGACACGGGTTTCAACTCGAAGTGATCGTACGGGCATCAGTGGCCTCCCAGCAGATTGCTAGGCAGGAAGAGCAGGGGCTCAGAAGACTCGGCGATCGCCTTGGCGTTCAGGACGTCAACCTCGCTGAACTTCGGCAGAATCAGCTGCAGTATCTGCTGATGAGCCTTGCCGAATCGCGCCGCCCAGTCGGCTGCGGGCATTCTGGCTCGTTCAGCCTCGATGTGGTTGAGGAATGCCAGGATTGCGGGCAATTTCCTCCGCGTGATCACAGCATTGCCGCACCCCAGGCAGGCAAAGAAGGAGACTGGGCAAGGTTTGCCTTTGGCGCCGAAAGGCGAGTCGAAGAAGCTACGGCAAGACGACAACCACAGGTCAGATTCGCCGGACAGGAACTGTGCTAGATCTTCTGCGGGAATGCCGAGCAACTCGTCCGCATCGTTGGGGTGCTGGGCGAGCTGGGCTTCCTCTTGAGGCGTCAGGACCGTGGGCGCCTGGGCGTCGGTGAGCGCATCTTGCAGTGCATCGGCCACGGCCTGCTCATGGAGATCACGCAACGAGGGGATGTCCGCGTAGTGAGCCGCGGCGACGTCTGGTGAATGTCCCTGGACGAATGCTGACATCCTTCCGCCTGTTGCTTTGTAGACGGCCGCCTTGTAGGTCTTGCGGAGCCGGGACAGGTTCAGGACGAGAGGTTCTCCATGGTCACTGAGCTGGTGAGCTGCCACGAACCTAGTGGCCATGCTCGTCGCCACCGGGGGGCTGAGGCGGGTGCACAGGACGCCTGCCGCCTGTCGGTATTGCCACAGTGCCGGCGAACCGGTGACTTCGCGGACCTGGGCAGTGAGGCGGAGAGCCAGTCGGAGGAGTCCGCCGGGCGAACGGGGTGAGCCGTCCCGCACTCGGATTCTGTTCCATTCCTGGCCGTGCCGTCGCCGTTTGAGATACTCGACGTGCACATAGCCCCGATTGGGGTTCTTCAGGCAGTCGTGGTTTAGCTCTCTGACGGCTTCCAACTCCATTCCGCTCTCAAGGCAGAAGAGCAGGAGCAGAGCGAAGATGTCACGGCTTGTCGGATACAGCATTGGTGCAAGACGCCCAGGGGAGTGAGCACTCGCCACCTTGTCGCCGATCGTCGGGACGAGTGACTGCCGGGTGACAGTCCCCCTACTGCGGTTGATCTCCCACAGCACGTTTGCGTCGGAGTCCCATCCCGCCGTCCGCGGGTCACTCCCCTCCGCGAGTAGAGCCGGCCCGTCCAGGGTCAGCCGTCGAACGGCTTGGTCGACCTCGGCCCGAGCAGCACTGCGCAACTGTTCCACCACGTGCGGCGGATAGGCATCGCGAGGGGCATAAGATCCGATCGGGCCGACCGATGTGTGCGAGAGCCGCCTGAGCATGTCCGCCGGCAGCCCGGAGTCCTTGTCAGCCAGCCGACGCAGGACCCACACGATGTCGGCGATCCGGGAGTAGGGGGTTCGGGAGTGCTCGGGGTGCCTTTCTCTCAGGTAGCTCTCGAAATCGTCAAGGTGGCGAGGGCGGAGATCGCACACGCGCAATTCCACGTCTTCCGTGGTGTCCAGCCAGCGTGCCCATTCCCGGCAGGAGCGGGCACGATTGCTGAGTGTGTGCGGTGAACCTGTGCCCTGTCCCACAGCGGTTGACGCCGCCAACTCGGCCCCGAGGGACCGCAGCAGCCGCTGCTGGGGCTGTCGCGTCCAGTCCACAATGGCTGTGCGGTTGTCGGGGAACGCAACTTCGATCCTGAGCGGCCCCAGCGTGGTCGGTGCCAGCTCGCTGTTCTGGGGGTCGGTTGCGCTCAACCGGGCCCGGCGTCGTCCCCGGCTTACCACGTGCTCTCCTGAGCTGCTGCGCTCGGACAGGAAGGCGTCTGCTGCGAAATCCTGACGGCCGTGTCCACTACCTCGGACGTCCAGGCGTCTACTGCGTCGTCGATCAACCCTTGGGCCTGGTCGGTGCAGTCGAGGTAGATGTAGGTCGTGGTGATCGAGGCGTGGCCCAGAAGGCGCCGAAGGTGATCGAGTGGATCTCCAATGATCCGGCGATACACACCGTCGGTCAGCTCTCGGCGGTTCACTGAGCCAATCTGTTCTTGGATGAGCGCTGACAGAAGATGAACGGCAAAGGTGTGCCTCAGCACGTGGGGAGTGGCAGCGACATCGATTCCGTGTTCACGGCATCGCTCCGAGGCCCGCACGAAAACCGATTCCCAGGCTGACAGCGATACGGGTCGAGCCTCCTGGCCCACCCATACGCATGCAGGCCCGAGCGGAAGGCCCTGCTCGTCAACGAGGTACAGCCGAGCCCGCACTTCTGGCGGTACTCGTGACCAGGGGACTCTTCGCGGATGGCCCTCCTTCGTGGGCAGCCGCACACCTCGCCTGTCAGCCTGGCTCCCAAGAACGGCACCTGCTGGCAATGAACACCCGTGAGCGTGCCATCGGGCAAGCGTCAGAGACCGTTCGATCTCAATGTAGTCCGTCAATGCGCGGAGGACCCGCTTCGGAAGCAGGATCTTGCGTCCCTTGTCTCGCTTGGTAGTTGGCGGCGCAAGGTCGAACGC
Proteins encoded in this window:
- a CDS encoding tyrosine-type recombinase/integrase, which codes for MELFFTDPEALETAGVSDAHRALERHGLHASAPFILESDGRYDIQLNRFLWSLPTLGVRSANSWRAYALDLLTWARFLEEHRCKTVWHADRDDVTAFHRARRVSPDPTQVVSASTWNRSVAALDKFYSWALDEGLIDQTPFRYSESSRHIGGGNQVRVRNNRAMEKAAKRGDVRFLSVPRYTAFRDVGLRGLLPAGGDDRTFRGRNAERNVVMTELLVTTGLRIEEAASLCWPELPALDGQGSAKSVAFDLAPPTTKRDKGRKILLPKRVLRALTDYIEIERSLTLARWHAHGCSLPAGAVLGSQADRRGVRLPTKEGHPRRVPWSRVPPEVRARLYLVDEQGLPLGPACVWVGQEARPVSLSAWESVFVRASERCREHGIDVAATPHVLRHTFAVHLLSALIQEQIGSVNRRELTDGVYRRIIGDPLDHLRRLLGHASITTTYIYLDCTDQAQGLIDDAVDAWTSEVVDTAVRISQQTPSCPSAAAQESTW